ACTCTGGTACAGAATGTATATCCCGAAACATTCGCCGGCGAGGAAGGGGAGGCTGAACAGCGTGAGAACGAAGGCTCCGATTCCGGCAATGGGCTTTCCGGAAATCGTCGCTTTCCAGGCTTTGACGACCGCGGTCAGCAGACCGTAAACGCCCAGGCTCCAGAAGGTAAGCCAAACCGCCATAAACAGCGCCGCCATCGTACTGAAAGTCTGGCCCAGGAGAACCACAGCGCCGATGGTGGCAAGGGTAAGGAGAACGCCCGGCCACATGTACTGCGAGTTGGTGAGGAAATCGATCTTCTCCATAGTTGCGCGAAGAGAGAGTTGCACCGCTTTGCGGGCGCGGTGGAGAAGATTGTAGTTTTGGCGATCCAGAGAAACGGTGCTGCCGTTCTCAAATAGTTTTTTCGCCAGCAGCTTCTCGTCGGGAGAGAGCGCTTTATCCGCTTCCACGAAACTGGGCTTGCGAATCAGCCGGTAGGTGAGTGATGCATCGCGATCGATGGTGAGATAACCCTTCGCCGCCAAATCGATGATCAGCGAGGCGAAAGCCTGGTTATCGAAGTTCATTCGCTCCAGGTATCGCATGGCCGCAGGCGACATGTTGTCTGGCGGCTCGTATAGCGGGACGATGGTTCCCGCCGCGGGATCGCGTCCGACCATGTTCCACACGGCAAAGTAATAAAGAAGGACCAATGCGAGCCCAGCGAGCCCTACCGCCACAGCGCGGTTATCGGCAATGAACCAGTTCAGCTTCTGCTGCGTCGAGGGAGGAAGAATGAGTCCCTTGGGCCAGGAAACTACGATGGTGAGTCCTTGACCGGGAGCTAAGTGCTCCGCTCTGAACTGAGGATTGTTCTCGGCGTTACGGGTATGCGTGAGCAACTTACCGCGTTCTCCGCGGAAGCCGGTGTAACCATCGAGGCCGAGATCGGCCTGGCGAACTTGCTCCGGCAAAACGACCGTGGCGGTTGCCACGTCAATGGGAAACTGCCATCGATTGCCGGTTACGTTCCAATAAAGCTCATCGTGATCCGCGAAGAAACCTAGCTGCCGGTTGGTGGTGTAGGTGAACGTATACGTGTATGTTCCAGACGGCAGCATGAGCCGGGAGTCTCCGAAGTAGACGCGTACGCCGTGGTCGATGGTTCCAATATGGTACGGCTCGGAACTGCGGTTGCGCTCCACCCCGACAATTTGAAAACCTACGTTGTACTGATTGCCCAGAAGATCGTGATACCGGGTCGGGAAATCACGATAAATGCCGTGGCGAATGTTTTGCCCGGCAGCCTGCACTTCAATCGTCTCGCAAACCAGCATGGAGCCATCCGCATTCACCGTAACGTAGGAATCAAAGAGAGAGATGCGCTCCGTCTGTCCGGCAAGCAGGAGCGGACTGAAGGCGGCGAGAAGGACCGCAGATAGCGCCAGTTTTTTCATGGAATTAACCGAACTATAGGCCGGTTATGCCGCGTGGTGAAAGCGTGGAAGTGCTCGCATCATGTCACGAAGGTAGTTGTCCGTGGGGGAGGAAGAATCGGGTGATCGGGTGAAGTGAACAGCCGGGGAACTGGCAATCGGCATTCGGCGTTCGGCATTCGGCTCAGGCAAACCGACAAAACCAACAGAGAGGGGACGGGTTACAGGGGACAGGGGTGAAGTACGTCTCCGGATCGGCGGGGCTGCCGCCGATCCGTTGAGGCGTATGGGGGATGGTGACCTTCAGTTTGTGCAGGTTGGGTCGAGGGACTTTCCCTGCGTGTAGCTCACTGCGCCGTTCTCGTCCAGGAAGACGCTAATGACTCCGGTAAGCGCAAAGTTGAGCGCTGCTCCCTGTCCGACCCACTGCGAGTGAAATGGAATGTCATAACTGGTTGTAGATACGTCAGCGAACTGGGCACTGCCTTCCAGATTGACTTGGTAGGCGTTGTTGGCCTGGTCCTGACCGCTGGCTTTAATCTGCAAGTGCAGAGACACGTGAGACGCGTCGCCAGTGGAGTTCACCTGGTAGTCGACAGCCGTCGGTCCGGTCAGCACCATTGGCAAGTTGTTAATGCACGGCAGTGCCGGCAGGGTGAGCGTGCTGTCAAAACTCGTTTGTGCGCTTTGCGCCGTCAGCTTGCTGCTCAAGAGCAACAGCAGGCCTGCGGCGAGAATCGGCAGGTAGCGCTTTGTGCTTTTCATAGTCCCTCCTTGTCGGCGGGGAATCCGAGCACCAGGGAATCATGGCATGCAGGGGATTCTTTGGGTACATTCCCAAAGACGTACAGGTCGCAGGAGCTGGTCGTAGAACCTTCTGATTGCGGAAGGCAAGTCGGCTGCCAATCAGGGAGTGCTCTCAGGAGGATCGACGCCAAGGGTGTGGTGTCCTTCCAGCCTTGAAGCGAGCCGCATTGCTGCACGGAATTTGCTGCGATGCCCGCCGGAGAGCGTGTGCCAGCTATACTCTCCAATCAACGTTCATCCAATCAACGTCCATGGCGAAGAGCAGCGTTAAGAGAGTGCCGAGAGCAGCGAACCAAATCCGCCAATTCCGCCAATTCGTGGGACCGAGCACAGGCCTTGCTCTTCTTGCCTTTGTGCTGTTTGCAGCAGTCCCGCTCGTCGCCCATCCCATGGGTAACTTCAGCGTGAGCCATTATTCGGGAATTACGCTTACGCGTTCCCAAATTGAACTGCTTTACATGATCGACATGGCGGAAATTCCTACCTTCCAGGAGCTGCAGGCCGCCGGACTCAAAGCTGATTCCGCAGACCCTCGCATCTCCGCTTATCTCCGGAGGAAAGCAGACGAGTTCTGGCGCGGCATTACCTTGAAGCTTGACGGGCGGCCCGTGGAACTGGAATGCGCCGAGCGCCAGGTGATTTTTCCGCCCGGCGCAGGTGGGCTTCCCACCATGAAATTCGGCTTCACCTGCCACGCGCCATTGACCAGGCTCAGCTCCGGACGCCATCGAGTGGAATATCACGACGACAATTTTGCCGGGCGCGCCGGCTGGAAGGAAGTGGTGGTCCATGCCGATCCGGACTTGCAGCTCACCAGCAATGTCCCAGAAAGGGACCGCAGCGCTGAGCTGTCGAACTATCCTACCGATCTGCTCAACAGCCCGCCGCAGGATTTGAGTGCCAATGCGATCTTCGTTATGCCGGTGATCGCGTCAGCCGCGCGGCGCGATGTTCCTGCGCAACAGGCCGCTAAACCGAGTTTGAGCTTATTCACTACGCCGCTGGCGTCCACCGCCGCGAGCACTGCGGGTTCTGCGGTTCCGGGCAAAACTCAAGCGCCGCGACTCGCTGCGAATTCTCAGCCCACGCCGCGCAGTGCTTTTACCCAGCTGATCAATTCCAGCAGTTTCAGCATATGGTTTTTCCTCACGGCCGCAATCATCGCTATGGGACTGGGCGCATTGCACGCGCTTGAGCCGGGCCATGGCAAGACGTTAGTTGCAGCGTACCTTGTGGGATCCCGCGGCACCGCCTGGAATGCCGTACTCCTCGGATTGATCGTCACCCTCGCCCACACTGCGGGCGTGTATGTGCTGGGAGCCATCACGCTGTATGCATCGCGTTACGTGCTTCCTGAGAAGCTTTATCCCTGGCTCGGTTCCATTTCGGGACTCATTATTTTTGTCCTGGGAGTATGGCTATTTTTACGGCGGTGGATCGGTCAGGATTCATCACTGGCCGAAGATCACACGCATTGGTATGACGGATTGGTCAAAAGCAGCCATCCAGTCGCGGTCGGAAGCGACGGATGCGCAGCCGGAGCTGCGCGGCAACCGGTCTCGACGCGTCAGCTAATCATTCTGGGGATTACCGGCGGGCTGGTGCCTTGTCCGGCGGCGCTGGTTGTGCTCCTCAGCGCGATCGCGCTGCATCGCATTGCGTTCGGCTTCTTCCTGATCGTGGCCTTCAGCCTTGGACTGGCAGCGGTGCTCATTGCCGTCGGGCTTGTCATGGTGCGAGCAGGACGACTGATCTCAAATTGGAATCCAAAGAGCCAGCTGATCTCTCGAGGATTGCCGCTGCTTTCAGCGGTATTCATCAGCATTGTCGGAGCGGCGCTGATGGCGCAATCGTTGAAGCCGATTGGCTTGCCTCACATCACGGCGTTTGCCAGTGCGAAATGGTTGTTGGTGGCAGGCATCGGACTGCTGCTGGGGATGCGTCATTCGACGGATCCCGATCACGTGATTGCTGTGACCACGATCGTGACGAGGCTTCGCACGCTGCGTCATGCAAGCCTGGTGGGGATGCTCTGGGGGGTTGGTCACACGCTGACGATATTCATTGTGGGTTCGGCGATCATCCTCTTCGATATTGCAATTCCTCCTCGCATTGGACTTTCAATGGAATTCGCGGTTGCGCTGATGCTGATTTTGTTGGGCGTGCTCAACCTCACGGGAGTGTTGGCCTGGTTCACTGGACGAGTCAGCCCAACGCACGTTTCTTCCGACAGTTCAGTACCAGCAAACATGACCAACTCACAATCGCAACGACTTCTCGATCGCGCCTTGTCCCGTTTTGGCGCATATCAGCTGGTGCGACCGCTGGTGATCGGCATTGTCCACGGATTGGCAGGCTCGGCGGCTGTGGCTCTGCTGGTGCTGGCTACCATTCATAACCCGGTGTGGGCGATCGGGTATCTGCTCCTGTTCGGCATAGGAACCATCGCCGGAATGATGCTTATGACGGCGGTGATCGCGATGCCGGTAGTCTGGACCGGCAAGAGCTTCGCCCGTTTAAATCGCTATATGTGCGCGACCTCTGGGATCGTGAGCGTTGCCTTCGGGCTATTCCTGGTTTACCAGATTGGATTTGTATCCGGATTATTCAGCGCCGCGCCTAAGTGGATTCCTGAGTAGGCTTCAGCGAGATCTGCCGGCGCGAAGCGGCGTAGTCCGCGCCGGGAACTGTGGCGAAGTGTCTCCCGATTCGAAACTTTGCATCTCCTCGCGCGGCTCTGGCATGGGAATCTGTTCTAACAGCCGGACACAACGATTCCAGCGCAGAATCGCTTCATCATTTCCCGCAGGGCGACGCTGCTCAGCGCCCTGGAAGCAGCGCATCGCCTCTTCAAGCTCGGCGGCAACCGCCTGCGGCGGGCGTCCGGCGCTAAGCTGGGCTTTGGCGTGACGCTCATGCAAGATGCCGCGGTAGTAAAGCTGAGCATATTGTTCTTCGAGGCTGTCGAAGACTGACGAAGCCTCGGTCACGCGATCGTTGACTCCGCCGGAAAACTGATCGGTAATGGCAAGGCCGAGGATGCGCTTCGCCAATTGATGATTCGGATCGACAGCGAGGATGTCGCGACAAATCGATTCCGCCTCTTCCGGCTCATTGAGATAGCGATAGCGCTCGGCTTTAGCGATGGCGGTGCCGATTCCAGCCTGGGAAATCGATTTCAGCTTGAATTCCATTGTGTACTCCTGCTCAAAAACCTGAGCCTTTTCCTTACACCACCCAGAGCAAATATGCCGCCGCGAGTGTTCCCAGAACTGCGATTCCATAGCATCCCGCAAAGACGACTTCGTTCAGGTGCTTGATCTGAAGCCCGTCATACAACGTGTAGCGGAAGCGATGAGCGAAGTGGAACAGCGGCAGCGAGCACAGAACGAATAGATAAATTCGCGTGATGGGAGAATGCACGAGCGCGCGCAGCGATTCATACGCCGGAGCATGCATCCATCCGAACGGCACCGCCAAGGCGAAGATGAACAACTGGACCGGCAGAAAAAGAGCGGCTACGACTCCGCCGGCGCTGAACAGTGTCCAGAAGATCGGTTCAGTTTCTCGATTGACCATAATCCCCTATCCACGCGAAACGATGATGGCGACCACAATCGCTGAGATGACGATCCAGGCCAGGTATTGCGGCCCCGAGATCAGCGGCGCCGGCAGACGTCTTCCGCGAACGCGAACTACCATCGCTTTTGGAGCCAGATTGAACCACGTGATCGAGTGCAGCAACAGGAAAGCGAACGCGATCACGTTGAGCCCGATCATCCAGGGAGCGCGCATCACATGCTCGAAGCGCAGATACGCCTGCTGGCCACGAATAAGCGCAAACATCTGAAGCAATATGATGGCGACGGTCCACGCGACGGCGACGCTGCTCAATTCGCGGAGAATGAATTTTACGTAAGCCCATTTGCCCAGCCACCAGTACGTTGAGACTTGCGGGCGGTACCAGCGCGGATGAAATTCCGTGTAAGCGGGAGAAGTTGCCCCGCCGGATGCCTGCGCCGGAGTTGAAGCTTGCCCAGAACTGCTCATTGGTTCTCCTGTCGCTGTCCCCAGGGCATGAGGAATTGTTTGATGCCGTCGATCGCCGCGGCCAATTTGTATTGCTGAATGGCTCCTGCGGGATCGACGTGCTTGGGGCAGACCTTGGTACATTCGCCGACAAATGTGCAGCCCCAGATTCCCTCCGGATGCGAGAGCACCGCCATTCGCTCGGCCGAGCCTTGATCGCGCGAATCTTTGTTGTAGCGATGGGCCAAGGCTAGCGCTGCGGGACCCGTGAAGATCGGATCAAGTCCCGAAATAGGACATGCGGCATAGCACAGCAGGCAATTGATGCACATGCTGTACTGGCGGAATTCCTCGAGTTGATCGGGAGTCTGCAGGTACTCGCCGGTGCCATTTCCATCCTCATGGATAAGCCACGGCTTCACTTTCTTGAGTTTTTCCAGGAAGTCTGAGATCTCGATGACCAAGTCCCGAACCACGGGAAAATTCCTGAGTGGCTCGATGGTCAGCGGACCAGGCGTGTACTGCGTGAGGAAGGTTGCGCATCCCAATTTGGGCTCGTTGTTGACCATGTAGCCGCAGCTTCCACAGATGCCCATGCGGCAAGACCAGCGAAATGTCAGCGTACCGTCGATCTTGTCCTTGATGTAGTTGAGCGCATCAAGGATCACCCACTCTGCTTTCACCGGCACTTCGTAGGTTTGAAAGTAGGGTTCTGCATCGCGTTCGGGCGAGTA
Above is a genomic segment from Acidobacteriota bacterium containing:
- a CDS encoding succinate dehydrogenase/fumarate reductase iron-sulfur subunit, with product MAQTIQLRVSRYSPERDAEPYFQTYEVPVKAEWVILDALNYIKDKIDGTLTFRWSCRMGICGSCGYMVNNEPKLGCATFLTQYTPGPLTIEPLRNFPVVRDLVIEISDFLEKLKKVKPWLIHEDGNGTGEYLQTPDQLEEFRQYSMCINCLLCYAACPISGLDPIFTGPAALALAHRYNKDSRDQGSAERMAVLSHPEGIWGCTFVGECTKVCPKHVDPAGAIQQYKLAAAIDGIKQFLMPWGQRQENQ
- a CDS encoding fumarate reductase subunit C produces the protein MYQGLPQARRSRRSHSAIQIGRGDRRHQTIPHALGTATGEPMSSSGQASTPAQASGGATSPAYTEFHPRWYRPQVSTYWWLGKWAYVKFILRELSSVAVAWTVAIILLQMFALIRGQQAYLRFEHVMRAPWMIGLNVIAFAFLLLHSITWFNLAPKAMVVRVRGRRLPAPLISGPQYLAWIVISAIVVAIIVSRG
- a CDS encoding fumarate reductase subunit D gives rise to the protein MVNRETEPIFWTLFSAGGVVAALFLPVQLFIFALAVPFGWMHAPAYESLRALVHSPITRIYLFVLCSLPLFHFAHRFRYTLYDGLQIKHLNEVVFAGCYGIAVLGTLAAAYLLWVV